In the Saccharococcus thermophilus genome, CAACCTTCGCAATACGCGGTATAAGCCGTAGCTGTCACATAAAACTCTTTCGCCACATCATTTTGGCCGCGTGATGTTGGACGGCTTTGCACATTCGCAGACCGTCTTGCAGTCATTTTTGTGCCAACAGCGACAATGCGAGTTTGGCTTGCTTTAATCGTCTTTGCCGCAATTAATTTACGCGATACTTCTTTTCCATTTTCCAATATTACTTCATATGTTTTCGCAACAATCCCTTTTTCTCCAGGCTGGATAATGCGCCGCTCTCCTTTTGGCAACGTGGCATCTTGTTTCGTGACGACTGCAAAATCCACTGGTTCTTCCACTACATCGGTGACTTTTTTAACTTTTACCACATTAACGACCATATTTTCTTTTACATTTTCATGTAGAGATGGCTCTACACGGTCCAGTTCGTCTAGTTTTATTCCTTGGTGTTTCAAAAAGTCAGCGACAGTAGTCGAAGTTGCCCATACTTGTTGTTGTTTACCGCCGACGTTTAGCTGAACAGGAAATGCTTTTTCGACATCAATTTCCATTCCTTTTTTAATCTTTGTGTCTAGCGCCGGGGTTGCTTTGTCATGCTGTTCCATTTTAATATGCTGCGAGTTTAATAGCTCAGCAACGTCCTTTGCAGTCGTCCATACTTTTCTTTTCTTCCCGTCTATCGTTAAAGTTACCGGCTTGCTTGCTTCCCAAACGATGTTTAAATCATCGGTAATGGGCGTATTTAAGGATGGATAAACGTAATCTTCCTTTCTCGGCTTAATATTTTGCTCCTGCAGCAATTCTTTTACTGTTTTTGCATGCGTTCGGATCTCCTGTTTCTTTCCGTTCATGGTTAGTGTTACATCATCCTTAGCTATTTCATATCCAGCGAATCCAGTTGTTGCTGAAAAAGCTATAAAACTACTAGCAGTAACGGTAAAATTTTTCCTCAATGAATTGGAAATTTTCCTCATATTAGGTGACATGAGATAAAACGCCTCCTTCTTCCGCTAATATTCCCCTCTCCTTTTCACATGTACGCATAAACACACTCTATTATGCAGAAAATTCAGTTAAAAGGGAAGGAAGACTTGTCGACATGTTTATCATATGTAAAGTTCTAAATTTGTAGAACTTCTTTTTATTCGATCATGTTAGACAAGTCCCCTTACCAATTGACAAAAGATTTTAGCGATTGATGCCGAATAATTTTTTCGCATTCTCTGTCGTCGCTTCGGCTACTTCCTCAAAGGAAATACCTTTAATCTCAGCGATCGCCTCCGCTACGTATTTGACGTAGCTCGGTTCGTTTCGCTTTCCACGGAAAGGATGAGGCGTTAAATATGGGCAATCCGTTTCAATCAATAAATGCTCAAGCGGAATTTGGGCCGCTACTTCTTTCGGTTTTTTCGCGTTTTTAAACGTTACCGGGCCGCCAAGAGAAATAAAGAAGTTCATATCAATGCATTGTTTCGCCACTTCCACACTTCCGCTGAAGCAATGCATAATTCCGCCCACTTCGGCAGCGTTTTCCTCTTTTAAAATTTGCAAAATATCCGCTGTTGCCTCGCGGTTATGAATAATAATCGGCAGTTTTACCTTTTTTGCTAAAGCGATTTGCCGCCGAAATACGTCCTGCTGTATTTCCTTTGGTGATTTATCCCAATAATAGTCTAATCCCATTTCTCCCAACGCCACTA is a window encoding:
- a CDS encoding G5 and 3D domain-containing protein codes for the protein MSPNMRKISNSLRKNFTVTASSFIAFSATTGFAGYEIAKDDVTLTMNGKKQEIRTHAKTVKELLQEQNIKPRKEDYVYPSLNTPITDDLNIVWEASKPVTLTIDGKKRKVWTTAKDVAELLNSQHIKMEQHDKATPALDTKIKKGMEIDVEKAFPVQLNVGGKQQQVWATSTTVADFLKHQGIKLDELDRVEPSLHENVKENMVVNVVKVKKVTDVVEEPVDFAVVTKQDATLPKGERRIIQPGEKGIVAKTYEVILENGKEVSRKLIAAKTIKASQTRIVAVGTKMTARRSANVQSRPTSRGQNDVAKEFYVTATAYTAYCEGCSGTTRTGMNLRANPSLKVIAVDPNIIPLGSKVYVEGYGYAIAADTGSAIHGYKIDLFMPEKSDALRWGRKRVKIRVLQ
- a CDS encoding TatD family hydrolase gives rise to the protein MLFDTHAHLNAMQYNEDLQEVIDRAISEGVSHIVVVGFDRPTIARAMELAEQYDFIYAAVGWHPVDAIDMTDDDLHMIEKLAAHPKVVALGEMGLDYYWDKSPKEIQQDVFRRQIALAKKVKLPIIIHNREATADILQILKEENAAEVGGIMHCFSGSVEVAKQCIDMNFFISLGGPVTFKNAKKPKEVAAQIPLEHLLIETDCPYLTPHPFRGKRNEPSYVKYVAEAIAEIKGISFEEVAEATTENAKKLFGINR